A window from Physeter macrocephalus isolate SW-GA chromosome 11, ASM283717v5, whole genome shotgun sequence encodes these proteins:
- the LOC102984789 gene encoding LOW QUALITY PROTEIN: ATP synthase F(0) complex subunit C2, mitochondrial-like (The sequence of the model RefSeq protein was modified relative to this genomic sequence to represent the inferred CDS: inserted 1 base in 1 codon) — MALQPLKMYTCAKFVSIPSLIRRTSPLMSRSLSAVVLKRPETLTDESHNSLAAPSPLTTSLIPSHCFQTSAISMDTDTAAKFTGAGAATVGVAGSGAGIGTVFGSLIIGYARNPSLKQQLFSYTILGFXLLEAMGLFCLMVAFLILFAM, encoded by the exons ATGGCCCTTCAGCCCCTGAAAATGTACACTTGCGCCAAGTTCGTCTCCATCCCCTCCTTGATCAGGAGAACCTCTCCACTAATGAGCCGATCACTGTCTGCAGTGGTGCTGAAACGACCGGAGACGCTGACAGATGAGAGCCACAACAGCTTGGCAGCCCCAAGTCCCCTGACTACCTCACTTATTCCTAGCCACTGCTTCCAAACCAGTGCCATTTCAATGGACACTGACACAGCAGCCAAGTTCACTGGAGCTGGGGCTGCCACAGTAGGGGTGGCTGGCTCTGGGGCTGGAATTGGGACTGTGTTTGGGAGCCTCATCATTGGTTATGCCAGGAACCCTTCTCTGAAGCAACAGCTCTTCTCCTACACCATTCTGGGCT GCCTCTTGGAAGCCATGGGACTCTTTTGCCTGATGGTGGCCTTTCTCATCCTCTTTGCCATGTGA